Genomic DNA from Nitratidesulfovibrio vulgaris str. Hildenborough:
ATTACGCAGCGCGGCGACGAGGTCGGACTTCAGGGCCGTGACGTAGTGGTCGAGAAGCCAGTGTTCGTTGGGAGAAGTGACGTTCTCGTACAGTTTCTTCTCATTTTCGGCAACCTGCGCGCGCAAGGCGTCCACTCTGGCTTCTGCGCGTTCGTGTTCGCGCTGGGCCTGTGCGAAGCGGAGTTTCGCCTGTTCTTCCAGCTGTGCCCGATAATCGAGGATTTGCTGAAGCTTGAAGTGAAACGGAGGCATCGGTCATCCTGTTGCTCATGGTGGGGACATATTCCCGACAGATGTCCGGACTATAGCAAGGAACGGGCCGTTACCCCATGCTCGCGGCAAGAAGCACGGTGCCCTCGCATCCCGCGATGCATGCTCCCATGAAGTCACCGTTGATGCCGTCCTCGCGGCGCGCAAGGTGCGCCAGCGCCGTGACGATGGCACCGCATATGGCGATGGTCGTCACGGTCGTGATGGCGGGTGTCGTCAGCAGTAACGCGAGCATTCCGCATGTCGCGGCTACACCGATGGCTATCCTGTCTGCACCGGCACAGGTCAGCCTTCCAAGTGTCGAGCGGCTGCCGGGGGGGACCAGCGCAGCAAGGATGACACATGCCCCGCGTCCGACAATAGGGGCGGCGATGAGAACCCCGAGCCTGCCAGATATGAAGATTTCATGGGCCCCGATGTATTGGCCGCCGAAGCCGAGCAGTAGCCCCATCACCCCGAATGCCCCGATGCGGCTGTCCTTGAGGATGTCCCAGAAGCGTTCGCCTGTGGCTGAGCTGCCCCATGCGTCGGCAAGGTCGGCGACTCCGTCCCAGTGCAGCCCACGTGTGACCCACAGGTTGATGAGAACATAGAGCCATGCCTGAATGGCGGGATGGCTGGCGGCAAGCCCTAGCGCAAAGGGCAGCCAGCATGCGCCCCCGACGACGAGCCCCGCCAGGGGAAACCAGCGCACGGCAGCCGCCATGTCGTCGGCTGTCGCGACACGCGCCGGTACGAGTCGGGTAAGAAAGCCACAGGCAAGCAGGGCATGGTGAAGGAACGTAGGCATAGGCTGACTCGTGTGAGGTTGCGGTGAGGGGCTGGTGGCTTGGTTGTATCGGGGGCTGGTGCTTGGTCGTATCGGAGGGCTGGTGGCTGAGGTCGTCTGGCTTATGCTCATCGAAGTGTGGGCGTGCTCTTTCTGCCAGACCATGGATGGGACGAAGGCGCAATGCCATTCCATTTCGAAAGGTGTTTCAGTGGTGAAGAGGGTGGGGCGGTCGAGGCGCCACGTCGGCCTCGAATCCACGAGCATTCCACCTCTTGCACTCGAGTGCGAGACCTTATGGCACCCCCATGGACGCCCTGCCATACGTTCGGTTCAGGATATGGTGTTCGCCCCATTGTCATGGCGGGCATCCACAAGTCTGGCGCGGGGCAGGGTGTGCTACTTCACGTCCGGGAATGTCACGCTATCCCCCGTGTGCAGGTCGAGCAGCGTAGCTGCCGAATCACGGTTGGCTGCAATCTCCCAGTATCCCTGACTTCCGCATAAAAGCCCGATGTGCCCCGTTGGTAGTGCCGCGTAATGGTCCACGGCCACCAGTGGAGTACGGCGTCCTTTGTGCCGCATCTCGTGCGCGGGCATGTCTGCGGCAGACGGTATGTTCAGGATGCAATTGCCGAAGTGGTCGACATGAAGGATGCGGGCTACGAGTCCCGAATCCGTGGTTTCGGGGCGTATCCATACGGGGGAATGCATGGCCGCCGTAGGCATCTCCTCGCCGAGGGCCTCGGGTGGCGTGCCCGTAGCCAGCTTTGCTGCGGCTGGGGCCATGATGTCACGGGCATGGAATGTGGCACTCGGGTTGCCGGAGACGATGCCGGGGCGTAGTCGCCATACCCGTGCGTCTCCGTTGCCGTGTTGGGCAGCCGCAAGGCAGAGTAGCCCGTTGTCTGGCGCGATGAACGTCCGGTGCCCCATTCTGAGGCATAGTATGGCCCGTTGCGATCCCACGCCGGGATCGACAACGGCCAGACAGATGGCGTGGAAAGGTAGATATGGCACCGATGCGGCGAGGTACAGGGCCCCTGTCTCTACGCGGAAATGCGGCACGCCGTGCGAGAGGTCGATGCAGCCGCATCCCGGTGCAAGCTGGTGTAATACGCCCCTCAACTGACCGACATAAGGGTCGGCGAGCCCGAAATCGGTCAGAAGCACGAAGCAGGGGGGCATGGAAGCGGCTCCGTGGAGGCGTTCACGCTCCAGCTATTTGTTGCGCGAGAACGTGATGTTGAACGAGAGCGCGTAGAGATGGTGGAAGAAGTCCACATACTCTACGAACACGTCGTCCGGCACCGAGATACGCGCAGGGGCGTAGTTGAGAATGCCCTTGATGCCCGCGTCCACAAGATGGTTCGCAGCACGCTGGGCCCGTTCGGGCGGGGTGGTGATGATGCCTATCTCGACATTGAGGTCTGCCACACGCTCTTTGAGACGTTTGGTGCAGATGACTTCAAGACCAGAGATTTCTTCGCCGATTTTGAAAGGGTCGCAGTCGAAGGCTCCGACGATGTGGAAACCCCGGAGTTTGAATTCCTTGTGGTTGAGCAGCGCCCTACCCAGGTTGCCCACGCCCACGAGCACCGTGCGCCATTCACGGTTCACACCGAGGGCGCTGGTGATGGATTCGATGAGACTCTTGACGTAGTAGCCTACGCCACGCACCCCGAATTCGCCGAAATAGGCAAGGTCCTTACGTATCTGTGACGCATTGACGTTGCACGCCTTGGCGAGGGGTTCGGAGGAGATGACCTCCACCCCTTCACGTTGCAGGTTTTCGAGAACCTGCACGTACACCGCCAGACGCTGGATGGTGGCGCGTGGGATGTGTTCGCTTTTGATGTTGGTCATCGTTCGTTAACTTCACTTTTTGCAATGCACATGACACCGTTCTTATAATGCAGAAAAAGGAGGCCGTTTGCAACGGCCTCCTTTCAGTCTGCCGGAAGTGTCCGTTAGCCCATGAAGGGGTTGGCGAACAGGAGGATCAGGTTGACGACCAGGGCGTAGATCGCCAGGGATTCGACGAAGGCGAGGCCGAGGATCAGGGTAACCATGATCTTGCCGCCAGCTTCAGGGTTGCGGGCGGTGCCTTCGCACGCGGCCTTGAGACCCATGCCCTGACCGATACCGCAACCGGCGGCGGCGATGGCCATACCGATGGCAGCGGCGAGGCAGGTGAGACCCAGAGCGCTGGAATCCATCTTGCCGTCAGCGGCGAAAGCGAGGGCAGCGAAGGAAACCATGGCCACGGTGTTGAGGGCGATCATCAGAAACTTACGCATGACTGAACTCCTTTAACTGTTATTAGTATCGGTCGTGAGACCATTCCCTTCGATTTAGTGGGCGTGCTCGAATGCGCCCTTCAGGTACACCATCGTCAGCATGAAGAAGATGAAGGCCTGAAGAACCTTGCCGAGCAGGAACAGGAAGTAGACCGGCAGGGTGCCCACGATGGGAGCCATCAGGAAGAAGAGCAC
This window encodes:
- the atpE gene encoding ATP synthase F0 subunit C; this encodes MRKFLMIALNTVAMVSFAALAFAADGKMDSSALGLTCLAAAIGMAIAAAGCGIGQGMGLKAACEGTARNPEAGGKIMVTLILGLAFVESLAIYALVVNLILLFANPFMG
- a CDS encoding SAM hydrolase/SAM-dependent halogenase family protein: MPPCFVLLTDFGLADPYVGQLRGVLHQLAPGCGCIDLSHGVPHFRVETGALYLAASVPYLPFHAICLAVVDPGVGSQRAILCLRMGHRTFIAPDNGLLCLAAAQHGNGDARVWRLRPGIVSGNPSATFHARDIMAPAAAKLATGTPPEALGEEMPTAAMHSPVWIRPETTDSGLVARILHVDHFGNCILNIPSAADMPAHEMRHKGRRTPLVAVDHYAALPTGHIGLLCGSQGYWEIAANRDSAATLLDLHTGDSVTFPDVK
- a CDS encoding adenosylcobinamide-GDP ribazoletransferase, with amino-acid sequence MPTFLHHALLACGFLTRLVPARVATADDMAAAVRWFPLAGLVVGGACWLPFALGLAASHPAIQAWLYVLINLWVTRGLHWDGVADLADAWGSSATGERFWDILKDSRIGAFGVMGLLLGFGGQYIGAHEIFISGRLGVLIAAPIVGRGACVILAALVPPGSRSTLGRLTCAGADRIAIGVAATCGMLALLLTTPAITTVTTIAICGAIVTALAHLARREDGINGDFMGACIAGCEGTVLLAASMG
- the fliJ gene encoding flagellar export protein FliJ, producing the protein MPPFHFKLQQILDYRAQLEEQAKLRFAQAQREHERAEARVDALRAQVAENEKKLYENVTSPNEHWLLDHYVTALKSDLVAALRNLVMLAQAREDARMLLVQRAQERKLLEKLKTKQAERHASAEKLAEQRTYDETATLRFRAPSF
- a CDS encoding redox-sensing transcriptional repressor Rex — its product is MTNIKSEHIPRATIQRLAVYVQVLENLQREGVEVISSEPLAKACNVNASQIRKDLAYFGEFGVRGVGYYVKSLIESITSALGVNREWRTVLVGVGNLGRALLNHKEFKLRGFHIVGAFDCDPFKIGEEISGLEVICTKRLKERVADLNVEIGIITTPPERAQRAANHLVDAGIKGILNYAPARISVPDDVFVEYVDFFHHLYALSFNITFSRNK